From the genome of Bacteroidota bacterium:
AATCTCCATACAAAATCGTTATCTGCGGAGATTTCAATGATACGCCAGTTTCATACACCTATAGTGAACTAATAGCTGAACTCTTAGATGCATTTGTGGAATCAGGTCATGGTTTCGAAAATTCGTTTACAGGAATATTCCCATCGTTTCGTATCGATTATATTTTTCATGACGAAAAAATTCAATCGTATGATTATCAAACTATAAAAGTTGATTTTTCTGATCATTTTCCTGTTAGTTGCAGGCTGGTTTTGGATTAGTTTAGATTGAGCTTTTTTCCTATTTTATTTTATCGGACAGTTATGGAACTAAAAGCATTAGAAAAATATTCAAAGAGCAAAAACAAGTGGTAATGAAAAAGAGTTTAGAAGATTATAAAGACAAATGGGATTACATTACTAAATCTGAAACAGAAGTATCTGATGGAAAGGTTTCAAATTCAAAATAATTGAGCCAAAATTGAGCCTGCAAGTAATAATAAAAATATAAATTCGCTATACCATTTTTTCTTTACTGCAAGCAAGTAGTCCGATATAATAAATGAAAAAGGAACTGAAACAAAAACTAAGGTTTCGAATCCGGCTTTTGGCAAAGAATACAAAATTGCTGCTGAAAATATTATTAATAGAAAAAACAATGTGTAAAACTTCCTTCTATTGATTTTAAGCTTGTTGAATTTATTTAAGGAAAAAATTCCGGAAATTAATAGCAATATCAGAATGAATACGTAATATCCTGTTTTTATTAAGCTCAATTCAAATTTATTTTGATAATCAAAAAAATAATATTCAGCTAATTCATTAAAAAATAATAGATTATCAACCAAAAAGAAATATAAAAACAGTATTATATATGGTGTCAGTAATCCTAAAATAATTATCAGCCATTCGCGAAAATTGAATGATCGAATTATTATTTGACCTGCAAAAACAAAAACTATCAAAAAAATAGCATTGAAATGTAACAAGCTTGAAATTGAGATTAGCAGTGTTGCATCGAAATAGTTGGAAAACAAACTATCCGATTTGTATGTATCAAAGATTTTTTCTGTTGCCAATATTATGAAAATATTTGCAAAAAGTGCTGGCAGCAAGTTGTTTAAGTTATTAAGGCTAATGCAAAATACTGTAAAAATTATTCCATGCAAATATGTCCTTTTATCAATAAGAATAAATTTATTGTTCAAACGAATCAACAGATAGACTTGCACTAATATTAAAATATTAATAAGCAATAATAAAATTGTGTCAGACCAAACAAAAAAATTATTGATTAATTGAAACAGTGGCATTTGAAATTCCGAAATATTTGTAGTTTCGATTGCAGAAAACGCAAAATATTTAATCCACAAAATGCCCGTCAATAAAGGAATTACTAACAAATTATGAGCTTTAATTGTGCTTATAGTTTTAAATATCATTTTCGGTAAAATTAATCATCAAGTTTGAAGAGCAATTTATGATTCTTCGGAATAATAATATGGTTTTATCAAAAGGGGACTTCTAAAAATAGTAAATTTCAAGGCGTAAGAAATTTGCATTTTTAGAGGTTTCCTAAAGGTCAAATCCTATATCTTTTCTATAATATTTTCCTCTGAAATCAATGATTTCTGCATTTATATTAGACTGTTCGATGGCACTATTTTTATCGTTGCCAAACGAACTAATTGCCAGAACTCTGCCACCATTTGTCAGAATTTTTTCATCTGATTTTTTTGTTCCTGCATGAAAAACCAGACTATTTTCAACTTTTTCGATGTTATGAATTTCAAATCCTTTTTTATAATCTTCTGGGTATCCTTCTGAAACTAACATTACTGTAGCCAAGGTTCTATCATCTATTTCTATGTTTTTTGTGTGAATTTTCTGCATGGCAATAGCCTCAAACAAATCTAAAATATCGTTTTTTATTCTCGGAATAACAACCTCAGTTTCGGGATCTCCCATTCTTACGTTATATTCGATAACATAAGGATTGCCATCAACATTCATCAATCCGAAAAATATAAATCCTTTATAATCAATTTTTTCTGCAATCAAACCAGAAATAGTTGGTTTAATAATATGTGTTTCAACTTTTTCTAAAAAATCTTTTGATGCAAAACCTACAGGCGAAATTGCTCCCATCCCTCCGGTATTCAATCCCGAATCTTTTTCGCCAATTCGTTTATAATCTTTTGCTTCGGGCAAAATTTTATAAGAAATACCATCGGTGAAAACAAAAACCGAAAGTTCAATACCCGACAAAAATTCCTCAATAACAACTGTTTTGCTCGCTTCTTTGAATTTTCCGCCAAGCATTTCGCGAAGGTTTGTTTCTGCAAGTTTCAAATTGTCGCAAATAATTACACCTTTGCCGGCTGCCAGTCCGTCGGCTTTTAGCACAAACGGTGGCGATTGCTTTTTCAGAAACTCTAATCCTTCAGCGATATTTTCAGAATTTACACTAATGTATGATGCAGTAGGGATATTATATTTTTGCATAAACTTTTTCGCATATTCTTTGCTGCCTTCGAGAATGGCACCATCTTTTTTTGGCCCAATAAATTTTATAGACTTCAATTCATCGTCATCAGCAAAAAAATCGTGCAAACCT
Proteins encoded in this window:
- the purD gene encoding phosphoribosylamine--glycine ligase; the protein is MKVLLIGSGGREHALSWKIAQSEKLTKLYISPGNAGTMQHGENVEIDISDFRNVKKFVLNNQVEMVVVGPEELLVKGLHDFFADDDELKSIKFIGPKKDGAILEGSKEYAKKFMQKYNIPTASYISVNSENIAEGLEFLKKQSPPFVLKADGLAAGKGVIICDNLKLAETNLREMLGGKFKEASKTVVIEEFLSGIELSVFVFTDGISYKILPEAKDYKRIGEKDSGLNTGGMGAISPVGFASKDFLEKVETHIIKPTISGLIAEKIDYKGFIFFGLMNVDGNPYVIEYNVRMGDPETEVVIPRIKNDILDLFEAIAMQKIHTKNIEIDDRTLATVMLVSEGYPEDYKKGFEIHNIEKVENSLVFHAGTKKSDEKILTNGGRVLAISSFGNDKNSAIEQSNINAEIIDFRGKYYRKDIGFDL